Proteins encoded in a region of the Vibrio sp. CB1-14 genome:
- the cydB gene encoding cytochrome d ubiquinol oxidase subunit II: protein MFDYEVLRFIWWILIGVLFAGFAITDGFDMGVGALVPILGKTDTQRRVMINSIAPHWDGNQVWLITAGGALFAAWPLVYATSFSGFYLAMILTLAALWLRPIGLDYRSKLEDKQWRNAWDIGISISGFVPPLIFGVAFGNLLQGVPFQLSDFMMPTYHGSFFGLLNPFALLCGLVSLFMILLQGSTWLQMKTTGDIHTRARNTAQIMGLLTVVAFVGAGFWIQGIDGYLVVSSIDGNAASNPLVKEVVREAGAWMTNFEKYPLLWIAPALGVVMPLLAVLASRLEKCAISFIASSLANGGIIFTAGFAMFPFVMPSSLNPNHSLTMWDATSSELTLNLMTAVAFVMVPVILSYTAWTYYKMFGRLDDKFIEENKNSLY, encoded by the coding sequence ATGTTTGATTACGAAGTCTTACGATTCATCTGGTGGATACTGATCGGCGTACTGTTTGCTGGTTTCGCTATCACCGATGGTTTTGATATGGGGGTAGGTGCACTTGTACCTATCCTAGGTAAAACGGACACTCAGCGCCGTGTAATGATTAACTCTATCGCTCCACACTGGGACGGTAACCAGGTTTGGCTAATCACCGCCGGTGGTGCGTTATTTGCTGCTTGGCCGCTAGTGTACGCGACGTCGTTCTCGGGTTTCTACCTAGCAATGATCCTTACTCTAGCAGCGCTTTGGCTACGTCCAATCGGTCTAGATTACCGCTCTAAGCTAGAAGACAAACAGTGGCGTAACGCTTGGGATATCGGTATCTCAATCAGTGGTTTCGTACCACCACTTATCTTTGGTGTGGCGTTTGGTAACCTACTACAAGGTGTACCATTCCAGTTAAGCGACTTTATGATGCCGACTTACCACGGTTCATTCTTCGGCCTGCTTAACCCATTCGCACTATTGTGTGGTCTGGTAAGCCTGTTCATGATCCTGCTTCAAGGTTCAACATGGCTACAAATGAAGACTACAGGTGATATCCATACTCGCGCTCGCAACACAGCGCAAATCATGGGTCTACTCACAGTAGTGGCATTTGTAGGTGCAGGTTTCTGGATCCAAGGTATCGATGGTTACCTAGTAGTAAGCAGTATCGATGGCAACGCGGCTTCAAACCCACTAGTTAAAGAAGTGGTTCGCGAAGCCGGTGCGTGGATGACGAACTTCGAGAAGTACCCACTACTATGGATTGCTCCAGCACTAGGTGTGGTTATGCCTCTACTAGCGGTTCTAGCGTCTCGTCTTGAGAAGTGTGCAATTTCATTTATTGCTTCTTCTCTGGCGAACGGTGGCATCATCTTTACTGCTGGTTTTGCAATGTTCCCATTCGTAATGCCAAGCAGCCTGAATCCAAACCACAGCTTGACTATGTGGGATGCGACGTCAAGTGAATTGACTTTGAACCTAATGACAGCGGTAGCGTTTGTTATGGTTCCAGTAATTCTTAGCTACACAGCTTGGACTTACTACAAAATGTTTGGTCGTCTTGATGACAAGTTCATCGAAGAAAACAAGAATTCACTTTACTAA
- the cydA gene encoding cytochrome ubiquinol oxidase subunit I, giving the protein MIDVVDLSRLQFAITAMYHFLFVPLTLGMAFLLAIMESLYVMTNKQIYKDMTKFWGKLFGINFALGVATGLTMEFQFGTNWSYYSHYVGDIFGAPLAIEALVAFFLESTFVGLFFFGWDRLSKRQHLAVTWLVALGSNFSALWILVANGWMQHPVGAEFNFETMRMEMVSFAEVVLNPVAQVKFVHTVASGYTTGAMFVLGISAYYLLKGRDVAFARRSFAIAASFGMASILSVIVLGDESGYELGDVQKVKLAAIEAEWHTEPAPAAFTVFGLPNQDKMETDFALKIPYVMGIIATRSIDTPVQGLRDLREEHVDRIRNGMYAYELLEKLRAGERTDANIEAFDDVKQDLGYGLLLKRYTDKVVDATEDQIQAAADDSIPTVWPLFWSFRIMVACGFIMLFVFGAAFIQTCRQKIEQKKWILKAALFSIPLPWIAVEAGWFVAEFGRQPWAVGEILPVHVAASALTASQIWTSLFAIIALYTVFLIAEVYLMVKFARKGPSSLKTGRYHFEQNVETVENKVSRQVEA; this is encoded by the coding sequence ATGATAGACGTTGTTGATCTGTCGAGATTGCAATTCGCAATTACGGCAATGTATCACTTCTTGTTCGTTCCATTGACTCTAGGTATGGCATTCTTACTTGCCATCATGGAGTCCCTCTACGTAATGACCAACAAGCAAATCTACAAGGACATGACCAAGTTCTGGGGTAAGCTATTTGGTATTAACTTCGCCCTAGGTGTGGCTACCGGCCTTACCATGGAATTCCAGTTTGGTACGAACTGGTCCTACTATTCCCATTACGTGGGTGATATTTTCGGTGCGCCGCTGGCGATCGAAGCCCTCGTTGCCTTCTTCCTCGAATCCACCTTTGTCGGACTCTTCTTCTTCGGATGGGATAGGCTTTCAAAACGTCAACACTTAGCCGTTACCTGGTTGGTTGCACTTGGTTCTAACTTCTCAGCACTTTGGATCCTAGTTGCGAACGGTTGGATGCAGCACCCAGTGGGCGCAGAGTTCAACTTCGAAACCATGCGTATGGAAATGGTTAGTTTCGCAGAAGTGGTGCTCAACCCAGTTGCTCAAGTTAAGTTTGTTCACACAGTAGCGTCAGGCTATACCACAGGTGCGATGTTCGTGCTGGGTATCAGTGCTTACTACCTACTGAAAGGCCGTGATGTGGCGTTTGCTCGTCGTTCATTCGCGATTGCAGCGTCGTTCGGTATGGCTTCTATCCTTTCTGTTATCGTTCTTGGTGACGAATCTGGTTACGAGCTTGGTGACGTACAGAAAGTGAAACTTGCGGCTATCGAAGCAGAGTGGCATACAGAGCCAGCTCCAGCAGCGTTCACTGTGTTTGGTCTACCAAACCAAGACAAGATGGAAACCGACTTTGCGCTTAAGATCCCATACGTAATGGGTATCATCGCAACACGTTCTATCGATACACCAGTTCAAGGTCTTCGTGACCTACGTGAAGAGCACGTGGATCGTATCCGTAACGGTATGTACGCTTACGAACTTCTAGAAAAACTGCGTGCAGGTGAACGTACAGACGCAAACATAGAAGCGTTTGATGATGTGAAGCAAGACCTTGGTTACGGTCTACTGCTTAAACGTTACACCGACAAAGTTGTTGATGCGACAGAAGATCAAATCCAAGCGGCTGCGGATGACTCTATCCCAACAGTTTGGCCACTATTCTGGTCGTTCCGTATCATGGTTGCGTGTGGCTTCATCATGCTATTCGTCTTCGGTGCGGCATTTATTCAGACATGTCGTCAGAAAATTGAACAGAAAAAATGGATCCTTAAAGCGGCACTATTTAGCATTCCACTACCATGGATTGCAGTAGAAGCCGGTTGGTTTGTTGCTGAATTTGGTCGTCAGCCATGGGCCGTAGGTGAAATCCTGCCTGTACACGTGGCAGCATCAGCACTGACAGCAAGTCAGATCTGGACATCACTATTCGCAATCATCGCTCTATACACGGTGTTCCTAATTGCAGAAGTTTACCTAATGGTGAAATTTGCACGCAAAGGCCCGAGTAGCTTGAAGACAGGTCGCTACCACTTCGAACAAAACGTCGAAACGGTAGAGAACAAAGTTAGTCGTCAAGTAGAAGCGTAA
- the ruvB gene encoding Holliday junction branch migration DNA helicase RuvB, translating into MIEADRLIAPENPVFRDEDVIDRAIRPKKLADYEGQDHVSDQMEIFIKAAQLRNEALDHLLIFGPPGLGKTTLANIVANEMEVNIRTTSGPVLEKAGDLAALLTNLEENDVLFIDEIHRLSPMVEEVLYPAMEDYQLDIMIGEGPAARSIKIDLPPFTLIGATTRAGSLTSPLRDRFGIVQRLEYYKIADLQNIVQRSARCLGLSMDPEGALEIARRARGTPRIANRLLRRVRDYAEVKGNGHICADIADKALNMLDVDNQGFDYMDRKLLLSIMEKFSGSPVGLDNLAAAIGEEKDTIEDVIEPYLIQQGYLQRTPRGRIASDRAYLHFGIDKV; encoded by the coding sequence ATGATTGAAGCCGATCGCTTAATCGCCCCAGAAAACCCAGTTTTCCGTGATGAAGACGTCATCGATAGAGCTATTCGTCCTAAGAAGTTGGCTGACTATGAAGGTCAGGATCACGTTAGTGACCAGATGGAAATTTTCATCAAGGCCGCACAGCTACGTAACGAAGCGCTCGATCATTTATTGATATTCGGACCTCCTGGTTTGGGTAAGACCACGTTGGCGAATATCGTTGCCAACGAGATGGAAGTAAACATCCGTACCACTTCTGGCCCAGTGCTTGAAAAAGCCGGCGACCTTGCTGCGCTGTTGACCAATCTTGAAGAAAACGATGTACTGTTCATCGATGAGATCCACCGTTTAAGCCCAATGGTGGAAGAGGTGCTGTATCCGGCGATGGAAGATTACCAGCTGGATATCATGATTGGTGAAGGGCCTGCGGCTCGCTCAATCAAGATTGACTTGCCGCCGTTTACGCTCATTGGTGCAACGACGCGCGCGGGCTCATTGACGTCACCGCTTCGTGACCGATTTGGCATCGTTCAGCGTCTTGAGTACTACAAGATTGCCGACCTTCAAAATATCGTGCAGCGCAGTGCTCGTTGCTTGGGCTTGTCGATGGATCCAGAAGGGGCGTTAGAAATTGCCCGTCGAGCTCGTGGTACACCTCGTATTGCTAACCGACTGCTACGCCGTGTGCGTGACTATGCAGAGGTGAAAGGTAACGGGCATATCTGTGCTGACATTGCAGACAAAGCTCTGAACATGCTTGATGTCGATAACCAAGGTTTCGATTACATGGATAGAAAACTGCTGCTCTCCATCATGGAGAAGTTCTCTGGTAGCCCTGTCGGGTTAGATAACCTAGCAGCAGCGATAGGTGAAGAGAAAGACACTATCGAAGATGTCATTGAACCTTACTTGATTCAGCAAGGCTATCTGCAACGAACCCCGCGTGGGCGTATTGCCTCAGATAGAGCCTACTTACACTTTGGAATCGATAAAGTTTAA
- the ruvA gene encoding Holliday junction branch migration protein RuvA → MIGRLRGTLIEKQPPELLIEVGGVGYEVQMPMSCFYELPEIGQEAIIYTHFVVREDAQLLYGFNTVRERALFREVIKANGVGPKLGLGILSGMSASQFVSCVEREDISTLVKLPGVGKKTAERLVVEMKDRLKGWGAGDLFTPATDAAPMDSAGAMSSESAEEEAVSALLALGYKPTQASKVVSQVAKPDMTSEALIREALRTMV, encoded by the coding sequence GTGATAGGACGACTGCGTGGCACGCTAATCGAAAAACAACCTCCTGAACTACTGATTGAAGTTGGTGGCGTAGGGTACGAAGTTCAAATGCCAATGAGCTGTTTTTACGAGCTGCCAGAAATTGGTCAAGAAGCCATTATTTACACCCATTTTGTCGTTCGTGAAGACGCACAGCTTCTTTACGGATTCAATACCGTGCGAGAGCGCGCTCTGTTCCGCGAAGTGATCAAAGCCAACGGTGTCGGTCCTAAGTTGGGGTTGGGTATCCTATCTGGTATGTCTGCCAGCCAATTTGTCTCGTGCGTTGAGCGCGAAGATATCTCCACCCTTGTTAAACTGCCTGGTGTGGGTAAGAAAACCGCTGAACGTCTCGTCGTTGAAATGAAGGATCGCCTTAAAGGTTGGGGCGCTGGTGACCTGTTTACGCCAGCGACGGACGCTGCGCCGATGGACAGTGCTGGTGCGATGTCTAGCGAAAGTGCCGAAGAAGAAGCGGTAAGCGCGCTGCTTGCACTGGGTTACAAACCAACGCAAGCATCGAAAGTGGTTTCTCAAGTAGCGAAGCCAGACATGACCAGTGAAGCGCTGATCCGTGAAGCACTGCGTACTATGGTTTAA
- a CDS encoding methyl-accepting chemotaxis protein, with protein MWHNLINNAQSLSRNTLRKAEITAVFTVVALIVGLYSAIKWQSNGHALLFLTSVLLIAIEVIGLVVLRFTKQITLALNIGFLGMVVHAVNIIYQSGGIVDSTQAFWAPLLIVAFYLSASRAMALTWSVGILLVAGVMTYLHTSGFSFPTISLSASKQNVEIWSGMLLPLCVICFAQSFTAKQKESAIHRAEKAMKESKLQAEKASQGEKRMDGMLVTVNASVKELDEVIHQVNTQSSQLNSNVQSLGMNSASQASAAEEMSQQLEQLSSFTQESVNFMEQVIGQTDAIKQQAESSSEMLSASTEAIANIDSSNQKVVSVIELITSVAEQTNLLALNAAIEAARAGDHGRGFAVVAEQVRELSSKTSNSVEEIRTLISNSQQQIDSGQQTIQTTVKELSQMIEQVQVISTEITDLSHLVTQQNQAIGELDQASSDVARSVTGSKAIAEDIQTISDELNQQIAEGTELSERLRSAMS; from the coding sequence ATGTGGCACAACTTAATAAATAACGCTCAAAGTCTCTCCCGTAATACTCTTCGCAAAGCTGAAATCACCGCTGTATTTACTGTTGTCGCGCTGATCGTTGGTCTGTACAGCGCTATTAAGTGGCAATCTAACGGACATGCATTACTGTTTTTAACGTCGGTACTGCTTATTGCAATCGAAGTTATTGGCTTGGTGGTGTTGCGATTTACCAAGCAAATCACGCTAGCGCTCAATATCGGCTTCCTTGGGATGGTTGTTCATGCAGTGAACATCATTTATCAAAGCGGCGGCATCGTAGATTCTACTCAGGCATTTTGGGCACCTTTGCTCATTGTCGCTTTCTACCTCTCGGCTTCTAGAGCGATGGCGCTGACTTGGAGTGTCGGTATTCTGCTGGTCGCGGGCGTTATGACTTACCTTCACACTAGTGGCTTTTCATTCCCAACGATTTCACTATCGGCCTCTAAGCAAAATGTAGAAATTTGGTCTGGCATGCTGCTGCCACTTTGCGTGATTTGTTTTGCCCAGAGCTTTACCGCGAAGCAAAAAGAGAGTGCAATTCATCGTGCAGAAAAAGCGATGAAAGAGAGCAAACTGCAAGCCGAAAAAGCCTCGCAAGGTGAAAAGCGCATGGATGGCATGTTAGTGACCGTAAACGCCAGTGTGAAAGAGCTTGATGAAGTGATACATCAGGTAAATACGCAATCATCGCAGCTAAACTCAAACGTACAGTCGCTTGGCATGAACAGTGCTTCACAGGCGAGCGCTGCAGAAGAAATGAGCCAGCAACTAGAACAGTTGTCTTCGTTTACTCAAGAGTCTGTGAACTTCATGGAGCAAGTTATTGGTCAAACCGACGCGATCAAGCAGCAAGCAGAAAGCAGCTCGGAAATGCTTAGTGCGTCCACTGAGGCGATTGCCAATATCGATAGTAGTAACCAAAAAGTCGTGTCTGTCATTGAGCTAATCACCTCAGTGGCTGAACAAACCAATTTGCTGGCACTCAATGCAGCCATTGAAGCTGCGCGAGCGGGTGACCATGGCCGCGGCTTTGCGGTCGTTGCTGAGCAGGTGAGGGAGCTCTCTTCGAAAACCAGTAACTCAGTTGAGGAAATTCGCACCTTAATCAGCAACAGTCAGCAGCAGATTGACTCAGGGCAACAGACAATCCAGACCACGGTGAAAGAGCTCAGCCAGATGATTGAGCAAGTCCAAGTCATTTCAACTGAAATCACCGACCTCAGTCACTTAGTTACCCAGCAAAACCAAGCGATAGGGGAGCTAGATCAAGCGAGTAGCGATGTGGCACGCTCGGTAACAGGGAGCAAAGCAATTGCTGAGGATATTCAAACCATCAGTGACGAGCTCAATCAACAGATAGCAGAAGGCACTGAGCTCTCCGAGCGACTGCGCTCGGCTATGAGCTAA
- the ruvC gene encoding crossover junction endodeoxyribonuclease RuvC translates to MSIILGIDPGSRITGYGVIRQQGRHLQYLGSGCIRTSEKELPGRLKQIYAGVSEIITQFQPDVFAIEQVFMAKNADSALKLGQARGSAIVAAVNHDLPVYEYAARLIKQAVVGTGAADKAQVQHMVMAMLKLPSKPQADAADALGVAICHANTNKTLVALAGKASGAKKGRYR, encoded by the coding sequence ATGTCTATTATTTTAGGAATTGACCCAGGCTCACGAATCACAGGCTACGGCGTGATTCGTCAGCAGGGTCGACATTTGCAGTATTTGGGGAGCGGCTGTATCCGGACCTCAGAAAAAGAATTACCCGGTCGACTAAAACAGATTTACGCTGGTGTCAGTGAAATCATTACTCAGTTTCAACCGGATGTGTTCGCCATTGAGCAGGTCTTCATGGCCAAAAATGCCGACTCAGCGCTGAAGTTAGGTCAAGCAAGAGGCAGTGCGATCGTCGCTGCGGTCAACCACGATTTACCCGTTTACGAGTATGCGGCAAGGCTTATTAAGCAGGCCGTCGTGGGTACCGGCGCCGCAGACAAAGCTCAGGTTCAGCACATGGTGATGGCGATGTTGAAGTTGCCTTCTAAGCCACAAGCAGACGCAGCCGATGCGCTCGGCGTTGCTATCTGTCATGCCAACACCAACAAAACGCTCGTCGCGCTTGCTGGTAAAGCGAGTGGTGCAAAGAAAGGGCGCTATCGTTAA
- a CDS encoding YebC/PmpR family DNA-binding transcriptional regulator, which produces MAGHSKWANIRHRKAAQDAKRGKIFTKLIREIVVAAKEGGGEIDNNPRLRAAIDKALSNNMTRDTVNRAVSRGAGGEGDDNMETVIYEGYGPGGTAVMVECMTDNRNRTVSGVRHAFSKAGGNLGTDGSVNYLFDKKGVISYAPGLDEDEVMEVALEGGADDIETGEDGAIDVYTDPTEFGSVKDALDEAGFDASNAEVTLVPSTKADLDESTAPKLLRLIDALEDLDDVQEVYHNGDISDEVAATLE; this is translated from the coding sequence ATGGCAGGTCACAGTAAATGGGCGAACATTCGTCATCGTAAAGCCGCGCAGGACGCTAAGCGTGGCAAAATCTTCACTAAGCTAATTCGCGAAATCGTCGTTGCCGCAAAAGAGGGTGGAGGCGAGATTGACAACAATCCAAGACTTCGCGCCGCAATCGATAAAGCACTGTCAAACAACATGACTCGCGACACAGTAAACCGCGCGGTGTCTCGTGGTGCTGGTGGTGAAGGTGATGACAACATGGAGACCGTCATCTACGAAGGTTACGGGCCTGGTGGCACAGCTGTGATGGTGGAGTGTATGACGGACAACCGCAATCGTACCGTTTCTGGTGTTCGTCACGCGTTCTCAAAAGCGGGTGGTAACCTAGGTACTGATGGCAGTGTTAACTATCTGTTCGATAAGAAAGGGGTTATCTCATACGCGCCGGGTCTAGATGAAGACGAGGTTATGGAAGTCGCTCTCGAAGGCGGTGCCGATGATATCGAAACCGGTGAAGATGGCGCGATCGATGTATACACCGATCCTACCGAATTTGGCTCGGTTAAAGACGCACTGGACGAAGCTGGGTTTGACGCGTCAAACGCGGAAGTAACCCTAGTGCCTTCAACGAAAGCAGATCTAGATGAGTCTACAGCACCAAAATTGTTGCGACTTATTGACGCATTGGAAGATCTCGATGACGTCCAAGAGGTATACCACAACGGTGATATCTCTGATGAAGTTGCAGCGACGTTAGAGTAA
- the aspS gene encoding aspartate--tRNA ligase produces MRSHYCGHLNKSLAGQTVELCGWVNRRRDLGGLIFIDMRDREGIVQVVVDPDMADAYEVANQLRNEFCIKLTGEVRVRPESQVNKDMATGEVEILAKGLEIINRSDVLPLDFNQTNTEEQRLKYRYIDLRRPEMSDRIKLRAKASSFVRRFLDDNGFLDIETPVLTKATPEGARDYLVPSRVHKGSFYALPQSPQLFKQLLMMSGFDRYYQIVKCFRDEDLRADRQPEFTQIDIETSFMSADQVREVTEKMVRDMWQELLNVDLGQFPVMPFSEAIRRFGSDKPDLRNPLELVDVADLLKDVEFKVFSGPANDEKGRVAVIRVPGGAKLTRKQIDSYAEYVGIYGAKGLAWMKVNDRAAGMEGIQSPVAKFLNIDVINGILERTDAESGDIILFGADKANTVAEAMGALRLKIGKDLELTDESMWAPLWVVDFPMFEEDGEGNLHAMHHPFTSPLGMTAEELKANPAAANSNAYDMVLNGYEVGGGSVRIHNAEMQAAVFEILGIDAEEQREKFGFLLDALKFGTPPHAGLAFGLDRLVMLLCGTENIRDVIAFPKTTAAACLLTDAPSAANPAALEELAIAVTAAKEKKDA; encoded by the coding sequence ATGCGTAGCCATTACTGTGGTCACCTGAACAAGTCCCTTGCAGGACAAACTGTAGAACTGTGCGGCTGGGTAAACCGTCGTCGTGATTTAGGCGGTCTTATCTTTATCGATATGCGAGATCGTGAAGGTATCGTTCAGGTTGTTGTTGATCCAGATATGGCGGATGCTTATGAAGTAGCGAACCAACTTCGTAACGAATTCTGCATCAAGCTAACTGGTGAAGTTCGTGTACGCCCAGAGAGCCAAGTAAACAAAGACATGGCAACAGGTGAAGTTGAGATCCTTGCAAAAGGTCTTGAAATCATCAACCGTAGCGACGTGCTACCTCTAGACTTCAACCAAACGAACACTGAAGAGCAACGTCTGAAGTACCGTTATATCGATCTACGTCGCCCAGAGATGAGCGATCGTATTAAACTGCGCGCTAAAGCATCAAGCTTTGTTCGTCGTTTCCTAGATGACAACGGCTTCCTAGACATCGAAACGCCAGTACTAACGAAAGCGACGCCAGAAGGTGCTCGTGACTACCTAGTACCAAGCCGCGTGCACAAAGGTTCGTTCTACGCACTTCCACAGTCTCCACAGCTATTCAAACAGCTGCTGATGATGTCTGGCTTTGATCGCTACTACCAAATCGTAAAGTGTTTCCGTGATGAAGACTTGCGTGCTGACCGTCAACCAGAATTCACTCAGATCGATATCGAAACATCATTCATGTCGGCTGACCAAGTACGTGAAGTGACTGAAAAAATGGTTCGCGACATGTGGCAAGAGCTGCTGAACGTAGACCTAGGTCAGTTCCCAGTGATGCCATTCTCTGAAGCGATTCGTCGTTTCGGTAGCGACAAGCCAGATCTACGTAACCCACTAGAGCTAGTGGACGTTGCTGATCTGTTGAAAGACGTTGAGTTCAAAGTGTTCTCTGGTCCAGCAAACGACGAGAAAGGTCGCGTAGCGGTTATCCGTGTACCAGGCGGCGCTAAACTGACTCGTAAGCAAATCGACAGCTATGCTGAGTACGTAGGTATCTACGGCGCGAAAGGTCTAGCATGGATGAAGGTTAACGACCGTGCTGCTGGCATGGAAGGTATCCAATCTCCAGTCGCTAAGTTCCTAAACATCGATGTGATCAACGGTATTCTTGAGCGTACGGACGCAGAATCTGGCGACATCATCCTATTCGGTGCAGACAAAGCAAACACAGTTGCAGAAGCAATGGGCGCGCTACGTCTTAAGATTGGTAAAGATCTTGAGCTTACGGACGAGTCTATGTGGGCTCCACTATGGGTTGTTGACTTCCCAATGTTCGAAGAAGATGGCGAGGGTAACCTGCACGCAATGCACCACCCATTCACGTCTCCTCTTGGCATGACGGCGGAAGAGCTAAAAGCGAATCCAGCAGCTGCAAACTCTAACGCATACGACATGGTTCTAAACGGCTATGAAGTCGGCGGCGGCAGCGTTCGTATCCACAACGCAGAAATGCAAGCAGCGGTATTCGAGATTCTTGGTATCGATGCAGAAGAGCAACGTGAGAAGTTCGGATTCCTACTAGACGCACTGAAGTTCGGTACACCACCGCATGCAGGTCTAGCATTTGGCCTTGACCGTCTAGTGATGCTACTTTGTGGTACAGAGAACATCCGTGACGTTATCGCATTCCCGAAAACAACCGCAGCAGCATGTCTACTAACAGACGCACCAAGCGCAGCAAACCCAGCAGCACTTGAAGAGCTAGCGATTGCAGTAACGGCAGCGAAAGAGAAGAAAGACGCTTAA
- a CDS encoding DUF72 domain-containing protein — protein MSEPTLRLGLTMWSHNDWQHSFYGKGTKPGERLERYASVFDTVEGNTTFYATPSAKTVTSWNDSTSDDFRFTFKLPKSITHERMLNQCQDELTAFLQVMAPLHHKVGMWTIQLPSKFSPADLPALQAFCTKFPSEMKLGVEVRHLGFFNKSEQERVFNQWLMEHHIDRIIMDSRPVFAAAPTTAAVIDAHDKKPKVPVHAIATADHPMIRFIGHPDMEANLAFFKPWEKKLEQWIEQGKQPYLMIHTPDNVEAPELAIKLYKELKASLAGNITLSDKPTFPCLRDDHQISMF, from the coding sequence ATGAGTGAACCGACATTGCGACTTGGATTAACCATGTGGTCTCACAATGACTGGCAGCACTCTTTCTACGGAAAAGGTACTAAACCTGGGGAACGCTTAGAGCGCTACGCGTCTGTATTTGATACGGTCGAAGGCAACACAACGTTTTACGCCACACCAAGCGCGAAGACTGTCACCAGTTGGAATGATTCTACCTCTGATGATTTCCGCTTTACCTTTAAACTTCCTAAATCGATTACTCATGAACGAATGCTCAACCAATGCCAAGATGAGCTTACTGCGTTCTTGCAGGTCATGGCACCTTTGCACCACAAAGTGGGTATGTGGACCATACAACTGCCAAGTAAGTTTTCACCTGCCGATCTCCCTGCCCTGCAAGCGTTCTGCACCAAGTTTCCATCTGAGATGAAGCTTGGGGTTGAAGTGAGGCATTTAGGCTTTTTCAATAAATCCGAACAAGAGCGAGTCTTCAACCAATGGCTCATGGAGCATCACATCGACCGCATTATTATGGACTCTCGCCCCGTTTTTGCCGCGGCGCCTACCACCGCAGCGGTTATTGATGCTCACGACAAAAAGCCCAAAGTACCAGTGCATGCCATTGCCACAGCGGATCATCCAATGATCCGCTTTATTGGCCACCCTGATATGGAAGCTAACTTGGCGTTTTTTAAACCCTGGGAGAAGAAACTGGAACAATGGATTGAACAAGGTAAGCAGCCCTATTTGATGATCCACACGCCTGACAATGTGGAAGCACCGGAACTGGCAATCAAGCTATATAAAGAGCTCAAAGCGTCACTAGCCGGCAACATTACTTTAAGCGATAAACCGACCTTTCCTTGTCTTCGAGATGACCATCAAATCTCCATGTTTTAG
- the cmoA gene encoding carboxy-S-adenosyl-L-methionine synthase CmoA, with protein sequence MQNKDTIFSAPIDRIGDFTFDERVAEVFPDMIQRSVPGYSNIISAIGMLAERFAKPHSTIYDLGCSLGAATLSMRRNISQEGCQIIAVDNSSAMVERCKLHVNAYRSDTPVAVVEADIRDIEIKDASVVVLNFTLQFLSPDDRRTLLEKIYAGLRPGGILILSEKYVFEDENSNELLIDLHHDFKRANGYSELEISQKRSAIENVMRPDSITMHKERFKEIGFTSYEVWFQCFNFGSMFAIK encoded by the coding sequence ATGCAGAATAAAGATACTATTTTCTCTGCTCCTATCGACAGAATTGGTGATTTCACCTTTGATGAGCGAGTAGCAGAAGTCTTTCCAGATATGATCCAGCGTAGCGTACCTGGCTACAGCAACATTATTTCTGCAATTGGTATGTTGGCAGAGCGCTTTGCTAAGCCACACTCTACTATTTACGATTTGGGTTGTTCACTTGGCGCGGCAACGCTATCCATGCGCCGTAATATCAGCCAAGAAGGCTGCCAGATCATTGCCGTTGATAACTCATCAGCGATGGTTGAGCGCTGTAAGTTGCACGTCAACGCCTATCGCTCAGACACGCCAGTTGCTGTTGTCGAGGCAGACATTCGCGATATTGAAATTAAAGATGCCTCTGTTGTGGTACTTAACTTTACCCTACAGTTTCTATCGCCAGACGATCGCCGGACGCTGCTTGAAAAAATCTACGCCGGTCTGCGCCCGGGCGGCATTTTAATTCTGTCTGAGAAGTATGTGTTTGAAGATGAGAACTCAAACGAGCTCCTTATCGACCTGCATCATGACTTCAAACGCGCTAACGGCTACAGCGAACTGGAAATCAGTCAAAAGCGCAGTGCGATTGAAAATGTGATGCGTCCTGATTCAATCACAATGCACAAAGAGCGCTTTAAAGAGATCGGTTTCACCAGCTACGAAGTCTGGTTCCAATGCTTTAACTTCGGATCTATGTTCGCCATTAAGTAG